Below is a genomic region from Halorussus salinus.
CGGGTGTCCGGACCGACTTCGGTGATGGACTCGGGTCGCACGGAGACGTTGACCGTCCCGTCGTCAGTCTCGAACGTCCGGGGCTTGCCGGTGATGGCGACGTACGCGGGCGGTTCGAGTTCCCGGAGCATGCTCGCGGCTTCCGGCTGGTACTGACCGGCGTAGACGAAGAACGGGTCGCCGTTCGGGTCCACGACCCGGCCCTGCCAGTACTCGCTGTCCTCGCCCACGTCCTCGGTCTCGGTCAGCGTACCGACGACGAAGATGCGGTTGGCCCGCGCGCCCGTCGGCAACAGGACGTACACCGGGGCGCGCTCCTCGTCGGACTCTTTGAACGTGTGCGTCGCGTCGTTGAACTCGTCTGCGAAGACGCGTCGGGCGACTTCGCGGGTAGGTGCTCCACTCATGTCAGATCGACCTCGCTCGGATGAGCGCGTCTTCGGTGTTCGTCGGCCCGGCCAGTTGCTCCATCTCGTCCACGAGGAGATACCGACCCATGGTCGGTCCGGCCACGCGGTAGTAGAGGCCGAGGGTCTGCTCGCGCATCTCCTCGGCGACGACGGTCGTGTCCAGCGCGTCCATCGCCATGTCTTGGGCCTCTTGGAGGCCGATGCCGGTTAGCTCCTCGGTGGCCTCCTTGTCGAAGATGACCTCGTGAACGTCCGTGCCGTCGTCTAAGACGCCCTTGATGCGGAGGTCGAACTCGCCCTCGCCTTCGCCGTGTTCGGAACACCGCCCGTTCTGGAGGACGCGGGTACAGCCCTCCTCGGGACAGCGCTTGATGAGTCCGGACCCGCTCTGGATGTCCACCAGCGCGCCGTCGATTTCCGCGGTGTCGTCGCCGACCTCGATGTCCTCGTCGGCCTCCTCGACGGTCGTCGTGCGGTTGAGTTTCACCGAGTAGTCGCCCTGATACTCGTCGGAGACGAGGTTACCGAGGTGGTAGACCGTGCCCTCCTCTAACTCGGGGAGGTCGGAATCGGCCCACTTGGTGAACTTGATGGTCCCCGTCTCGTCGCCGAGCAGACCGACCTGCCCGACGGCGTCGCTCCGGGGGTCCCAGAGGTCCACGACCTTCGCGGTGAGGCTGAGCCACTGCTCGTCCTCGGTCACGTCTTCGACGTTGACCTGCTCGGAGCCACCGCCGCCGCTCCGGATGTCGTCGCGTTCGAGTCCGGCCTCGTCGAGGTAGTGGCTGACGACGCTCCGTCGGGCCTCTTCGAGAGGGACGCGGTACTCGTTGACGAGGTTGTCGAGGCGGTCCTCGACCTCCTCGACTGTCAGGTCTAAGTGTTCGGAGAACTGTTCGCGAATCTCTTCGGCGTGCTGGCGCACATCGCTCATGGTTGAATCCGTCTCCGCGTCGTTTTCTTCGGGAGACATGCGACGGGTTAGTGCGCTATGGTATAAAAGGCTTGGTACGCGCGGTGAAAGTGAAAGTGGACGCGTCAGAGCCGCCAACCGTCGTCCGCGGTCGTCCGCGGTCACCGGGATTCGAGCGCCAGCGCGGCCCCGAGACCGACCAGCACCGACCCCGAGACCCACCGCAGGCCGTCGGCGAGTCGGGGGCAGGCGCGGAACGCCGACCGGACGCCGCCAGAGACGAGGCCGACCGTCCCGAGGTAGCACGCCGTGAGAGCCGCGTAGGTCCCGCCGAGCGCCAGCATCTCGGCGGTGGCCTCGGGACCCGAACCGACGAACTGCGGGAGAAAGGCGAGAAAGAAGAGGGCGACTTTCGGGTTCAGGACGTTGACCGTCACGCCGCGGACGTAGCCGCCTCGAAGTTCCCCGTCCCGGAGCGTCGAGTCGGTCGTGTCGGCCGACGGAGCGTCCGTCGATGCACCGTCGGCGAAATCGAGGTCGTTCCCCCGCCAGAGCGTCGTCACGCCGAGGTACAGGAGGTAGGCCGCGCCCGCGTACTTGACCGCCGCGTAGGCGAGCGCGGACGCGCGCAGGAGCGCCGCGAGACCGAGCGCGGCCGCACCCGTGTGGACGAGGACGCCCGTACTCACGCCGAGCGCGGACGCGACGCCCCCGCGCTTGCCCGCGCTCACGCCCTGCGTGAGGACGAACACCGTGTCCGGGCCGGGCGTCAACACCAGCGCGACTGCGGCCCCGACGAACAGGAGGTAGCTCTGGAGGTCGATTGTCGGGAGCATTCGATTGGCGAAACGTCGGCCGTGAGACTGTTAAGCCTACTGACTCGGCAATCCGACCGACGGAGACCACACGACTATCAGTCTCGCGGCACAACGTAAGACCGATGTTCTTCGACCCGGAGTTCGCAGAAGACGAGGAGGCCGACCGCGACCTCCGGCACGGACTCTCCGAGGGGTCGCCGGAGGTGCTGAAAGCGTTCGCACTGCTGGCGGTCCTGATTCAGGCGGCGCTCCTCGCGGCCTCGCTCGGGGCGATGCTCGTCGTCTTCCGCGGCCAGCGACTCGTCGGCGGCGCGCTGGTGGTCGGCGGCCTCGCGGGTCTCGGCGTCGCGGCGGTCGTCTACCGGCGGGTCAAGCGCCGGACCGCGACGTGACGAACAGACCTATCTTGCGGGGCCACCAAGGAGTCGGCAAATGGACGACCGCCTCGAAAGCTTCCTCCGGTCGAAGATTCGGTCCGCCGGGCGGCAGGTCGCCGACGCCAAGCGGGCCTACGCCAACGCCCGGCAGGCCGCCTTGGCAGACCTGCCCCAAGACGACGAGGGGAAGGCCAGAATCGTCTGCCGACGGCACGCCGAGCGCCGGGCCGTCGAGTTGGACTCGGAGGCTCGCCCCGCCTGCTTCGACCCGGACCACCCCGACTGCGAGGGCTGTGTCCGAGACGTGCGCGACGGCCGCATCGAGACGTGGTAGCGATGCCGGACGCCGATTCCCCCGACGCCAGCGACGCTCTCGACCGACCGGTCGTCGCGCTCGTGATGGCGGGCGGCACGGGCACCCGACTCTACCCCGCGAGCAGGGCCGACCGACCCAAGCAACTCCTCTCGCTCGGGGTCGGCGAGTCCGACGAGAGCCTGCTCGAACGGACGATTTCGCGGGTGAGCTTCGCCGACGAACGCTACGTCTCGACCAGCGAGGAGTACGCCGAGCGGGTGCGCGAGGAGGTCCCCGAGGCGGGTCTCCTCGTGGAACCCGAACCCAAGGACACCGGCCCGGCGCTGGTGTACGCGGCCCACCGAATCCGCGAGCAGGTCGGCGAGTGCGTCCTGCTGTGCGTGCCCAGCGACCACCTCGTCGCGGGCGAGTTCGCGGCGAGCGCCGAGCGCGCGGTCCGGACCGCAGTCGAAACGGAGGGGCTGGTCGCGTTCGGCGTCGAACCGACGCGACCCGCCACCGGATACGGCTACATCGAGCCGAGCGATTCGGCGGCC
It encodes:
- a CDS encoding DUF7322 domain-containing protein; this encodes MFFDPEFAEDEEADRDLRHGLSEGSPEVLKAFALLAVLIQAALLAASLGAMLVVFRGQRLVGGALVVGGLAGLGVAAVVYRRVKRRTAT
- a CDS encoding replication factor A (Replication protein A protects and stabilize the intermediate ssDNA that is generated by the unwinding action of a DNA helicase at the replication fork. In addition, SSBs prevent the formation of secondary structures by single-stranded template DNA.) encodes the protein MSDVRQHAEEIREQFSEHLDLTVEEVEDRLDNLVNEYRVPLEEARRSVVSHYLDEAGLERDDIRSGGGGSEQVNVEDVTEDEQWLSLTAKVVDLWDPRSDAVGQVGLLGDETGTIKFTKWADSDLPELEEGTVYHLGNLVSDEYQGDYSVKLNRTTTVEEADEDIEVGDDTAEIDGALVDIQSGSGLIKRCPEEGCTRVLQNGRCSEHGEGEGEFDLRIKGVLDDGTDVHEVIFDKEATEELTGIGLQEAQDMAMDALDTTVVAEEMREQTLGLYYRVAGPTMGRYLLVDEMEQLAGPTNTEDALIRARSI
- a CDS encoding RPA family protein, coding for MSGAPTREVARRVFADEFNDATHTFKESDEERAPVYVLLPTGARANRIFVVGTLTETEDVGEDSEYWQGRVVDPNGDPFFVYAGQYQPEAASMLRELEPPAYVAITGKPRTFETDDGTVNVSVRPESITEVGPDTRDRWVVETAEQTLDRIEAFEADTNEYARMAESEYDIPLERYRESVVSALESLQDDPSAGNSGADDRDAAGTESESADDAEAGTEPEPQA
- a CDS encoding DUF7091 family protein codes for the protein MDDRLESFLRSKIRSAGRQVADAKRAYANARQAALADLPQDDEGKARIVCRRHAERRAVELDSEARPACFDPDHPDCEGCVRDVRDGRIETW
- a CDS encoding LysE family translocator, which produces MLPTIDLQSYLLFVGAAVALVLTPGPDTVFVLTQGVSAGKRGGVASALGVSTGVLVHTGAAALGLAALLRASALAYAAVKYAGAAYLLYLGVTTLWRGNDLDFADGASTDAPSADTTDSTLRDGELRGGYVRGVTVNVLNPKVALFFLAFLPQFVGSGPEATAEMLALGGTYAALTACYLGTVGLVSGGVRSAFRACPRLADGLRWVSGSVLVGLGAALALESR